A single Rattus norvegicus strain BN/NHsdMcwi chromosome 5, GRCr8, whole genome shotgun sequence DNA region contains:
- the Zfp34 gene encoding zinc finger protein 501-like isoform X2 yields the protein MSVALGNTLQGFLTFKDVVPEFTLEEWESLNYAQRALYMDVVLETYNNLLSVENHLIGGKHGKVLEQDTECIVHEHVNIQEKFCKWEEISIVTLESTQSTPYKTHLRDLSVQSSNLKRHKAGKMREVYKYKDCVQFSKEYAIIGVNSGIHIENKEHKNTEFDKDFVYKCKLMPKQSNNGKNLHQCSECKKCFTTKGNLHLHQRIHTGEKPYKCSECDKCFTEKGTLKTHMRIHSGEKPYKCGECDKCFTEKGTLKTHMRIHSGEKPYKCGECDKCFGQKFYLSIHQRIHTGDKPYKCSECDKCFGRQSHLSRHQRVHTGEKPYKCSECGKCFTEKGNLKNHMRIHTGEKPYKCDECDKCFGHISYLRHHQWIHTGDKPYKCSECDKCFGRQSYLRRHQRIHTGEKPYKCSECDKCFTEKDNLKNHMRIHTGEKPYKCNECDKCFRYSVDLRIHQRIHPGEKPFKCG from the exons ATGAGTGTGGCTCTGGGAAACACTCTACAG GGTTTCTTAACTTTCAAGGATGTGGTTCCAGAGTTCACACTAGAGGAATGGGAAAGTCTCAATTATGCTCAACGGGCACTGTACATGGATGTGGTTTTGGAGACGTACAACAATCTATTGTCTGTGG aaaatcaTCTGATAGGTGGAAAACATGGGAAGGTCTTGGAACAAGACACAGAGTGCATTGTCCATGAGCATGTGAATATCCAAGAGAAGTTTTGTAAATGGGAAGAAATTAGCATAGTGACTCTTGAATCCACCCAAAGTACACCTTATAAAACTCATCTCCGAGATCTCTCTGTTCAGTCCTCAAACCTAAAAAGACATAAAGCTGGGAAAATGAGAGAAGTTTACAAATATAAAGACTGTGTACAGTTTTCAAAAGAATATGCTATCATTGGTGTAAATTCTGGAATCCACATAGAgaacaaagaacacaaaaataCAGAATTTGATAAGGATTTTGTCTATAAATGTAAACTGATGCCGAAACAAAGCAATAATGGTAAGAACCTTCACCAGTGTAGTGAGTGCAAGAAATGTTTCACCACAAAAGGGAATCTTCATTtgcatcagagaattcatacaggagagaaaccttacaaatgcagtgaatgtgacaaatgctttactGAAAAAGGCACTCTGAAAACCCATATGAGAATTCAttcaggagagaaaccttacaaatgcggtgaatgtgacaaatgctttactGAAAAAGGCACTCTGAAAACCCATATGAGAATTCAttcaggagagaaaccttacaaatgcggtgaatgtgacaaatgctttggCCAAAAATTCTATCTTAGTATTCATCAGAGGATTCATACAGGAGATaaaccttacaaatgcagtgaatgtgacaaatgctttggCCGACAATCCCATCTTAGTCGTCATCAGAgagttcatacaggagagaaaccttacaaatgcagtgaatgtggCAAATGCTTTACTGAAAAAGGCAATCTGAAAAACCATATGAGaatacatacaggagagaaaccttacaaatgcgatgaatgtgacaaatgctttggCCACATTTCCTATCTTAGGCATCATCAGTGGATTCATACAGGAGATaaaccttacaaatgcagtgaatgtgacaaGTGCTTTGGGCGACAATCCTATCTTAGGCGTCATCAGAggattcatacaggagagaaaccttacaaatgcagtgaatgtgacaaGTGCTTTACTGAAAAAGATAATCTGAAAAACCATatgagaattcatacaggagagaaaccttacaaatgcaatgaatgtgacaaatgctttcGCTACAGTGTTGATTTGAgaattcatcagagaattcatcCAGGAGAGAAACCGTTCAAGTGTGGTTAA
- the Zfp34 gene encoding zinc finger protein 501-like isoform X1 has protein sequence MVANHSFPANVSENHRKFINLRAFINESIIGFLTFKDVVPEFTLEEWESLNYAQRALYMDVVLETYNNLLSVENHLIGGKHGKVLEQDTECIVHEHVNIQEKFCKWEEISIVTLESTQSTPYKTHLRDLSVQSSNLKRHKAGKMREVYKYKDCVQFSKEYAIIGVNSGIHIENKEHKNTEFDKDFVYKCKLMPKQSNNGKNLHQCSECKKCFTTKGNLHLHQRIHTGEKPYKCSECDKCFTEKGTLKTHMRIHSGEKPYKCGECDKCFTEKGTLKTHMRIHSGEKPYKCGECDKCFGQKFYLSIHQRIHTGDKPYKCSECDKCFGRQSHLSRHQRVHTGEKPYKCSECGKCFTEKGNLKNHMRIHTGEKPYKCDECDKCFGHISYLRHHQWIHTGDKPYKCSECDKCFGRQSYLRRHQRIHTGEKPYKCSECDKCFTEKDNLKNHMRIHTGEKPYKCNECDKCFRYSVDLRIHQRIHPGEKPFKCG, from the exons ATGGTGGCAAATCATTCTTTTCCTGCTAATGTCTCAGAAAACCACAGAAAATTCATAAATTTGAGAGCCTTCATAAATGAGAGCATTATT GGTTTCTTAACTTTCAAGGATGTGGTTCCAGAGTTCACACTAGAGGAATGGGAAAGTCTCAATTATGCTCAACGGGCACTGTACATGGATGTGGTTTTGGAGACGTACAACAATCTATTGTCTGTGG aaaatcaTCTGATAGGTGGAAAACATGGGAAGGTCTTGGAACAAGACACAGAGTGCATTGTCCATGAGCATGTGAATATCCAAGAGAAGTTTTGTAAATGGGAAGAAATTAGCATAGTGACTCTTGAATCCACCCAAAGTACACCTTATAAAACTCATCTCCGAGATCTCTCTGTTCAGTCCTCAAACCTAAAAAGACATAAAGCTGGGAAAATGAGAGAAGTTTACAAATATAAAGACTGTGTACAGTTTTCAAAAGAATATGCTATCATTGGTGTAAATTCTGGAATCCACATAGAgaacaaagaacacaaaaataCAGAATTTGATAAGGATTTTGTCTATAAATGTAAACTGATGCCGAAACAAAGCAATAATGGTAAGAACCTTCACCAGTGTAGTGAGTGCAAGAAATGTTTCACCACAAAAGGGAATCTTCATTtgcatcagagaattcatacaggagagaaaccttacaaatgcagtgaatgtgacaaatgctttactGAAAAAGGCACTCTGAAAACCCATATGAGAATTCAttcaggagagaaaccttacaaatgcggtgaatgtgacaaatgctttactGAAAAAGGCACTCTGAAAACCCATATGAGAATTCAttcaggagagaaaccttacaaatgcggtgaatgtgacaaatgctttggCCAAAAATTCTATCTTAGTATTCATCAGAGGATTCATACAGGAGATaaaccttacaaatgcagtgaatgtgacaaatgctttggCCGACAATCCCATCTTAGTCGTCATCAGAgagttcatacaggagagaaaccttacaaatgcagtgaatgtggCAAATGCTTTACTGAAAAAGGCAATCTGAAAAACCATATGAGaatacatacaggagagaaaccttacaaatgcgatgaatgtgacaaatgctttggCCACATTTCCTATCTTAGGCATCATCAGTGGATTCATACAGGAGATaaaccttacaaatgcagtgaatgtgacaaGTGCTTTGGGCGACAATCCTATCTTAGGCGTCATCAGAggattcatacaggagagaaaccttacaaatgcagtgaatgtgacaaGTGCTTTACTGAAAAAGATAATCTGAAAAACCATatgagaattcatacaggagagaaaccttacaaatgcaatgaatgtgacaaatgctttcGCTACAGTGTTGATTTGAgaattcatcagagaattcatcCAGGAGAGAAACCGTTCAAGTGTGGTTAA